Part of the Candidatus Parcubacteria bacterium genome, AGGGTTTTAGGAATTCAAGAAACTCGCCTGCTCAACGATATTCTTTCAGATAATGAAGCAAGAGCGCCTCTTTTTGGATATAATTCATCTCTATATATTAAAGATTTTGATACAGCTGCTAAGACAGGAACTACTCAGGAATATAAAGATGCTTGGACAATCGGCTACAGCCCCTCAATTGTATGCGGCGTTTGGGCAGGAAACAATAATAATTCTCCAACAAGTAAAAAACCAGGTATTACCCTGTCTGCGCCTATTTGGAAAGCATTTATGTCAGAAGCTCTTAAAAAATTCCCCAAAGAAGAATTTATGTCGCCTTAATCGGCATTATTACATAAAGATAACTTTCATCGCCTACTGGTTTTAAAACAGAAGGACCGTCTTCTTTATTTATATCAAAAACAACTTCTGAGCTTTTTATATTAGCTAATCCTTCAATTAAGAATTTCCAATTAAAAGAAACTTTTATTTCCTTGCCTGTTATATTACATGGAAGAATCGATTTATTTTCACCAAGCTCTGTGCTTTGAGAAGAAATTTCTATCTGCTTCTTTTCAGGCACTGCCTTTAACTTAACCTCATTAACCTTGCCGCTAAAAAGAGAAGCTGTTTTTATTTTATTTAAAAATTCATTTTTATCTAAAATAGCCCGTGTTTCATATTTTTTAGGAATAATCTCCTGATAATCTGGATAGTCGCCTTCAATCAAGCGGGAAATAAGTTGAATTTGCGGTTTAGTAATTTCTGGAAACAATATCTCAAACAGGACTTGATTAGAGGAGAAATAAATTCTAATCTTTTTAGAATCCATTTTTTTAACAGCATCACTGTCTTTTTCGGAAAAAACATTAAGAAGCTCTCTACTTGTTTTTAACGGAAGAATAAAAGAATATCCTTGCTCAGGAATTAAATCGCTGTCTATTTTATTTTTAAAATAAAGTGTTTTTTCAGCCAGTCTAAAACTATCAGTGCTTGTTATTTTTAATTGGTTTTTTTTAAAATTAAAATATATTCCAGATAATTCCGCTCTGGTTTGGCTAGGGCTTGTGAAGGCAATTACTTGAGAAATTCCTTCATAAAAAGGATTAATATTAATTTCTAAAAATTTTTCATTATCAATTTTAGGAATAATTGGAAACTCTTCTGTTTTCTGTCCTTTAATTTGCGCTTTTTGATTTTTACACTCAATATGTAAAATATTATTTTTTACATCTAATATTATTTTCTCATTAGGAAGAAAATTAATAAAATTAGACAAAAACCTGGCTGGAATAGTTATTTTCCCTTGTTTCTCTACTTTAGCTAAAACCCAGTATTTTATTCCTACTTCAAGGTCAGTTGTAATAAGATTTAGAAGATTGCCTTCAGTTGAAATTAAAACATTATTTAAAATGGGAAGAGTAAGATTTTTACCAGTTATTTTTTCTACAATATCTAATCCTTTTTTTAAATTTTCTTTTAAAATTACTATTTTCATATTATTAATATTAGTTAATTAAATAAATTTGTTATTATTGTATCTGTGTATAATTTTATTTTTAATTCAACTCCTTAATAAATAGATTGTGTAAAAGTTGTTTATTAAAAATAATTTATTTTTCTTTTTTTATGCCTAAGTTTTTCTTCACCTTTTCTCCACTTTTTCTAAACAGAATATATCCTTTGTTTTATTAAATTAATTTCTTCAAAAAGTTTTTCATTTTCTTTTACTTCTTTAGAAATTTTTACAAAAGCGTGAATAGCGGTAGTATGGTCTTTGCCGCCGAATTTCTTTCCGATAAAAGGAAAAGAATAATTAAGTGATTCCCTT contains:
- the dnaN gene encoding DNA polymerase III subunit beta, coding for MKIVILKENLKKGLDIVEKITGKNLTLPILNNVLISTEGNLLNLITTDLEVGIKYWVLAKVEKQGKITIPARFLSNFINFLPNEKIILDVKNNILHIECKNQKAQIKGQKTEEFPIIPKIDNEKFLEININPFYEGISQVIAFTSPSQTRAELSGIYFNFKKNQLKITSTDSFRLAEKTLYFKNKIDSDLIPEQGYSFILPLKTSRELLNVFSEKDSDAVKKMDSKKIRIYFSSNQVLFEILFPEITKPQIQLISRLIEGDYPDYQEIIPKKYETRAILDKNEFLNKIKTASLFSGKVNEVKLKAVPEKKQIEISSQSTELGENKSILPCNITGKEIKVSFNWKFLIEGLANIKSSEVVFDINKEDGPSVLKPVGDESYLYVIMPIKAT